From the Helicoverpa zea isolate HzStark_Cry1AcR chromosome 27, ilHelZeax1.1, whole genome shotgun sequence genome, the window ACTTAAAGTCACTATTAATAAATTCATACATTGAAGAGACTATCATTTTTTTAACCGATTCACTTTGAAGGGGTCTTCAACTGACTGGTTCAATCAATAATTTCAGtcatcattaaacattaaataactAAGCATCGCAAGATTATGGttgaaataacattttactatctgacaaaattattttccttaaatactgcataaatatttatgagacttaaataattgaattgctggagtataataaatatacatacatagggaTTTCATTGTTTGAGTTGTTTACATAaagttgtttattattattacatgtgCAGTTAAGATAGTGTTTCACTTATAAACACAAAGTAGGTAGCATGAAATCATGTATTTGGCTGTATCCAGTTTCCTTTGCATTTTGCAGACAATAGACAATTAAGCAGTAGTGATGTCTATGGATAACTCATGACTAATTTCATGATTGTTCTTTACTTTCTACTTGTTAGCTTTTATTGTAATTTCTGTGTGTTCAGCTCATTAATATTGCACACATAAGTAATTTTCATTTGAGAGAAATTAGTCTTGGTAAATTGTTCAGATAAAAGTGATTTGTTGAACATAACCTATCATGTTTCTTTATTGCCATGAATGACATTGCAGCTTCGTCTGAGAAGACACGTCTACGACAAAAGACAACTTCTGCATGAAAAACCAGCACGACACACATGTTAATAGCCCAAAATTACGCTTATTGAAGACGACCTACTAAAATTGCCagattttcatacaaaaccaGGTCAATAGTGTTAGTGAGATGAGAAGTAGACATTAGTCACCGCGAAATGGACAAGACTTAAACAATCATCAAATTGACCACGAATCGCCCAGTCACACGAATGAGTCGAACTTGTGATAATATACGAATGTTTTATATCAGAACTCACCCCTGCTCGGCCTCCTTCCTCTCCCTCCTGAGCCGGCCGCTCCTTCTTCGGCCTAACATCTGATTTCTGTTTTGGGTCGTCCAATTTTTTGGCTAACTCATCGGCTGTAGCGAACTTTTTCACTGCCTTTGACTTTTTGCGATCTTTTTTCGCGAAGAAATCGTCTAAGTCGGCCATTTCAAATTTTGACTTACGATTTAAAGTTTTGCTCTGGTAATGAGGTAATTACAGCAATATTGGAACTAAACGTAAAGGGGGAAAATAGGCCCCCAAAAAGTGAAATGATTTCTGTAGCAAGCGTGGCCgactgtttcttttttttaaaatgGCAGATCCTATGTTGCCACTTCGGCACGCAAAAATGTCATTCGCAAATTGCCATTCTACTAAATGAAAACGCTACTATTTTCTTGCAGTTAATACGAGaagttgtttaatttttatccTGGAAATAACCATTATACTCCTAAGATACCAGATTTAATTTACTATAACGAATGGCTAAAGACTCAACTATAAACAACAACGTTCTAAGGTgacatttgtataaaatgtaagCACGGTATAAATAAATCTAGTTGGCATTTAAATTGCAAAACATTTGAGGAAAAGTTCTCAGAATATTGTTTTGAACTAACAAAATCAATACGATGTTTATATTCAAGTTTTTCCTTCCTTATTAAATGAGTCAATATTTTGGGCGTGTTGCAGTAAATTTTATAATTTGGATTTATTAATAAATCGCTGCTGCCGAATGTTTCGCAAAccttaataaataatgatatttcacAGTCGTCCACTTTTTTATCTTGTTTGTTACTCTCCTATTTTGTCTTGAATCTACTGTTGATTAGGCATACTTTAAACCTAAGTTTTAATTTACTGCTATTATATCTTAAGACAAGTTTTGATAATGTTTGAAGAAGTAGTCATTATGATTTATGCAGTTTTAACTTTGCTGTAACCAGCTAAGTACATAGGGCCACCTCAAATCAATAATTCAAAATACCAGACATTTCAAAAATGTCTATTAATTTCATTGACCCACAACATAACAACCCAATCAGTTTAAAAAGGTTCTCATACACACTCAGACAGGCCACACACTACATCAACATCATATTGGCGGTTTATACCAACGCACTTATTTGCTTTAAACACTCTAGTAAGCTTATCAGCTCACGCCGGGCAGTCAATACCCAATATCGAATACGATTATCTTATCTACCTGTATACCTGGCCATTTTGTTCAGTCAGTAAAAGGGAAAAAGTCAAAATGTTGGGTCCACTTGCGAGGATTTCAAACCAGTCAGGAAGGAATGTTATGAGGAGTTTCATCAGGAACGGCTCCCATGGAGGTGTTCCCGGGGAGGTAAGTCCAGATTTTTTTGTTACGTAATTTTCTTTTTGGTCAGAACACGTTTCTGAGTGCTATATACGTTGTTAATTTCAGTTAGATTACATACGGCATGATgtaattattttagattttaatacaGTTTGTAGGTACGGCTCGGCAGAAATAATAAACTGGGTGTTTATTGtgcaagaatttaataaaaggaGTTTATTGATTCGTTATCACACATCGATTACATTTGCTTGCTCTTCCATATAAGTCGCCACCCATATGATATTTAGGTAGATACCTATGCAGCACCATTGGTCAACATACTTCACgtaattaatttcatattcaAGTAAAACTTTTAGTTTCAGTATTTTATATGCACACGATTTCTGGTTAGACCGTAATAATCAAGTTTAAATAATCCTAGATTCGTTATTTATTTAACGAGTGTATTTCTTAGGATATCTACTATCGGCTCCCGGCTACCAATCACTTTCATAATCTGTTAATCATGTATCCCTATAGAATTCCTTAGCGCTACTATACTGGTGTAACTATCATTGCTCCTccttaactttatttttgtagatCAATGAATTTAAGATTCATTGGattctcttaattttttttacatcacCAGGAAAATTGTCACTTAAGTACCTAGTAAAAAACACGCGAAACAGTTTTAagaggtaaaaaaataataaactttatgtACCTATCCTACAAAACTAAGGCGTTATGACGTGACCACATAATTAGCTACAAGTCATACTTATAACAGTCTCAATGAATGCATGTTTACCAAAGCCGTGTTTGTTAAACTTACATTCACATACTACGTAAATATACATGCATGTACAAATATACTCAATTCAATTACACAAAACGTAAACATAGGTCATTACTTACGAGAAAACGGCATATCTCTCACTATAATCGTAAAAAACTAATCAGTTTGAAAGGCTCTGGAAAAGGTAGCTACCAATAGTAGTTTTCATTTTGATAAGGAAAATAAAACCTTGCCTCGCCACCTAGTTTTGTGAGTTTACTTTGGGGACTAAGTAACTACCTCTACTGtaactaggtaggtatgtcTATCGGACTTTCATGGAATATGGGATCTCATTATTAATTACTTTGGTAAACAGGTAGATAGCCCAGCTAAGATGAGATCAAAGTCCTAATATATATCGTAATGCACTAGGTCCTACctttatcaaaaaaaatctgCCCACTGCCGTCCCCGTTTCACATGGGTCTGTTAAAAATTCCTAAGTTTTTACCGCAGTTTTACAAGCGTCTCGAAAAAAATACTACCCCCTGCTGTATTTGATCGCATTACCGTCAAGATTGGGTATATACCTAAAGATAAAACCATAAGCTAATATTGCAACGTCATCTCATTCCAGAACCTTCCATTCGACATTCACAACCGCACGCGTCTGACCGTCAACTTCTTCTGGTTCGTGGGCACCGGTCTCGCAGCACCCTTCGTCGTGCTGTGGCACCAGATGAACAAGAACAGCACATAGATCAGAAATTAACTTGGTGAGTAATGTGCACCACTTTAAGTAAAGAAATTGGAGTCTTTTGCTGATAAAATTCTGTTAAAATTCGGCGGAAGACGAGAATTTGAAAGTGAAAACGATGAGTCCAGTCCTTCTTTTTAAATTAGATAACGAAACTTGATGTGACCCAGGACGCATCTCTCAATATAAGAAACAAATTACGTTCtaatctacaattttatttgtctaAGAAAGAGAATAGTCttatcacagattactaaatagttattaTGTCTGTTTTCATCAAACACACGCACCACGACCTTTTTTTTGTCCCTGTAAAACGAAGTTATTAGCCTAATTGCTATTTGTTTGCGAATATTTGTGTCACCTACACCTATTATTGTTCGACAACACGCAAACATTCCTATGCCCTTATACAGGGCGGGGGTAGGCTAGAACTGTGGGATGCTTACACAACCTTTTTCATTGTTTATTCAAACCATtagaatttttaatatttatatggtTCTGGCCTAAAGGGTCGACCAGTGGgtacttatttacttttgaaattcttgttgcaaaaaaatatgggacgagatatttacataataatgttaGGTACTTAAGCAGTGATAAAGCCTAACGGTCTCcgtgttttaattttagataaaGGTAATTGTCATCAAGTCCGTTTTccaattatttacctacttttcaAAGCTGTATAAAGTTTGATCTTGAAATAAGATGTGACCACAGCAACTAGGTACAAAAACAATGTACGAAGCCTCATATAATACCCATATAGACAGTTTATTGCTCATTGTGTTCAGAGAAACATGAGCTTGACTTGAAGTCTGAATAACTTGATGTATGCCCTTGGCCAATGTGATTTGGATGAATGTACGTATTTGTCCCTTCATTTTGTAAATGATATGAAATCAACATTTCAATGCCTTCAGTAGCGGTAGGCAGTGTTTCTTGATCTTCTTTTGCGTTCCCTAAAACCTCACGAGACATCGTAATAAacctaaaattataattatttttccagGTAACTTCTGCTGGAGCTGGAGTTGGTTacgtaaataatgaaaaaaatactgttactaTGTAGATAAATCTCAAATATAACATAGAAAATACTAGAAGCAGTTTCATTTTTCCTAAAATAATAGTCGCGTTCATTTCAGAATCtaccaaaaaattaaaaacattgggAGTATCGGGAACGCAGTGGTAGTTTCGATTAAAAGTTCACCACTTTTCGTGAAGGAAATCGAATTTTCTGTTTTTCGCGAGATTTGTCAAGGAAATCttgtaataacaaaatgtttgcTCCCTTAGCTCGTATTTCAAACAAACTTGGCAGGAATGCCATCACCACCATGGTGAGGAACCACTCCCACGGTGGTGTCCCTGGCGAGGTAAGTTCTATATTCAAAATTTTACGTCATTACATAATCTTAGAATgcgtcaattgtttttattatagttaaattaatatctaattaataacgCTCCTGTAAATCCAAACCAATTTCTATAAAATAACCATTAAAATAGTACACATGAATTGCAAAGTTCATTACCCAAATGTCATAGGTTAGGTTCTATcaagacaaaaaatattgattctCTTATTTCATCAAACTACATACTTCAGTTAACTACAATAGGCAAATTATGTAAAAGAAAACGAGCAATAGCAATCACAAATGCCTCTTAAGTAAACAGGAAACTAGCAGTCAATGTaaacatcatttatttttactttttttagtaCATGCTTAATAAAATGTCTACCTAAAATGTTTCAGAACCTGCCCTTCGACATCTCCAACCGCTACAAGCTGACTGTCTACTTCATTGCATTCTTCGGCTCCGGTCTGGCTGCTCCTTACCTCATCTGCCGTCACCAGCTTCTGAAgaagtaattattaattattatggcTTATTTAGTCTATGGTTAAATTAATAAGGCTTATTGGTCAGCCTGTTTGTTGTCCCACTGCAAGGCATGTGGAAAGACTATATACAGGAAGCCAATCCCAGCATAGTTGGTTAAAGGCTCAGGAGTTGATGATGAAAGGCACAGACTTGTACTCACACAGAAGAAACCAAatttaatcaccacgcttggcCAATGAAAATTGGCAATTACAGACAAGTccaatgttttccttcacccttATTTGGTCACtttgtgtccaagatatgcttagaaaaaggGTTCATTCGTTTTCGAACATTGGGTCTAGTCTGATCAGGAATAAATCCTACAGTCTcttacttgagaggctggtgcTTTAACCAATAGATCACCACAACTTAAACAAAATGaggtttatgtaaatatttactcaTTGTTGATTGATCTTTGCAAAACTAAGATCATTGAGGCAGTCATTAAATGTACATAGATGAAATCATAATTGTTcatgtatttatttgcatttatttctgttttacaGGTAAGGTTCTAGCATCCACGTTGCCGCATCAAAATGTATTAGGATTAAGCTAGCAAACTGTATattttaatcataatttatgatttaataaattccGTTTAGAGTTACTggttgtttgttatattttactaTACAATTTTTCTCAATAAGTACCTTTGGTCCTACCTATGTTCATCAtagtttttacttaaaaagCTTGGAACTTAGTTATGGGTTTGTTACATTTGGTACATCCAAATGAACTTGACATTGATATCAGGCCAATGATTTTCTTTTACAGAACCTGTTAGATTgagtaaagaaataaattcagTGGATTATAGAGATGAGTCCGATATCATGTCACATGTTAAAATCAtcgatattttaaaatcatttcatcATGCAATGACAACGACAAAATCATCAATGCTTTTAAATCATTACTCGAATCGAATGACAATGAATGAATTGAATGCCAACTTCGGTGATTTTCGGCCGTTTCGCTCGGCCCCGCTCGGGTGTGCTCGGTCGCAATCGCAATGCGCAGCGGCGGCCCGGCGGCGGGCGGTTCGAATCGCAACGTTGCGACACTTATGTGTGACTGTTGCGAGGCTTGCCCGATCGTATGACTGGGCGCACGGAACGGCAACAATTCTTTCACTTCGTTGTTTAAGTTTGCGCGCGAACTTGACTCGAAAGGTTGTTTTTTTGTGAATCATTGTTTTGGATTGAACTTTTGATTAGGAAAGGACGAGCATCcttacctaattttattttacgcgTACGAACTTACGAAGTACGTAGTGTAATTTGTTAATTGACTTATGCCGTAGTAAATATTGAAGTGTATTACAAATTTTAAAACCAAGTTAGTATTTGCAGTTTGtgcctaaaatattaaaaacgtaTGGTAGGTACTTAACGTTCTTATTTAATGAGTGGTTACAGTTTACCTaaatacctattaataaaaaatggcatcaactTTAAGAAAAACATCCAACGTCTGGGTACATTTTGACATTGAATCCGTTGGTGAAAAGACAGCAGTGTGTAAACTGTGCAGGGTAAAATTATCCTATAAAACTTCctcaacaaatttaaaaaaacatattttaagaaaacatcCTACGGTTGAAATTCAAGATGAACGTAGGAACATGGGTATGCACCAAAACAGTTCAGAACAACGTTTGGAACAGGAAGCTGGCCCTTCTAATCAAGCAGGATCCCAAAATCTGACTCAACAGTCTGTTGTTGCTTCTTCTGCTAGTCACTCAGCCGAGGGTAATCCGTTGCCACAACCACACATTATCCAGCAGTCTTTAGTTCGACAACCTACAATAGCTCAATTTACacagagaaaaaaaattacaccatCTGAACAGGAAAGGTTGAATAGACTACTTATGAAATTGTTCATGTTAGATTTTCAACCATTCAGTATTGTGGAAGACGAGGGCTTTGTTGCATTTGTTCATGGTCTAAATCCCATTTACCAACTACCTAGTCGTAAGTACCTTTCAAACACTTTACTGCCATCAATGTACCAGCaagtttttaatgaaacaaaaacaaaaatgactgaaGAAGCAAAAAGTGTATGCCTTACCACAGACTGCTGGACATCAAAAGCAAATGAGTCATATATGGCCATAACAGCTCATTACATCGATCAAAACTATATTTTGAAGTCGCTTCTCCTGCAGTGTGAAGTCCTCCCTGGACATCATACCGCCATAAACTTAGCAGCTCAATTAAGAAAATGTGCATCGACTTGGAACATTACAGACAAAATTACCATAGTTGTGTCTGACAACGCGAGTAACATAGTCTCCGCTATCACGACTGAGCTGAATTGGCGCCATTTTGGGTGTTATGCACACAGTTTAAATTTAATTGTCAAGAGTGGATTAAGCGTTGAAAATTTGCAACAGACAATCACCAAAGTGAAGAACATTGTATCTTTTTACAAACGTAGCCCTTTGGCCACagaaaagtttgtaaaatatcAGGTCCAACAATCGGAggcaaaaacagcaaaaaaactCACTCAGTCTGTGGAAACTCGATGGAACTCTGACTTTCATATGCTGCAAAGGTTTCTTGAACTTAGAGAGGCTGTAACTGCAACACTTCCACTCAGCAACTTCAAAGGTACATATCTTGAAGACAATGATTGGAAAATTATTCAAGATTTGCAGTGCGTGCTTAAACCCTTCGATGAAGTGTCTACGCGTATGAgtggagaaaaatatttgacgGGTGGAGAAGTGATTCCAATCACACAGTGTCTTTTGCAAACATTAGAAACTCTAGAGTTGAGAGAGTTGCATGATGTTGTGaaattggttttaaaaaagctaaaaaaggAAACTTCGGAAAGGTTTCGCAATTTGGAATTTAGCAGAACACTTGCACTATCAACTTTTTTAGATCCGaggtttaaaattttcatgtttccaCAACATCTGGCTGAAGAAACGAAAAAAGTTGTCATCGAATTGGTAGCTGCGTCAATtgcaaaaactaaacaattaacTACTCCAACCCTAGCTACGACACAAAACTCGGGAAGTAATACTGAACCATCCATATGGAATTTATATAGGACAGCAATTGCGAAAATAGAGCCTAAAGGAACCCCGTTATCAAGAGCGATAGCGGAAGTTCAAAGGTACCTAGACGATGACATCCTTCTAATGGGATCGGAACACGACACTCCACTTCAGTGGTGGAAAAACCACGAACATGTTTACCCAAATTTGACGAAATTAGTTTTTACTAAGTGCTGTGTGCTGGCAACATCAGTGCCTTGTGAAAGGGTATTTTCACGAGCTGGTACCATGGTATCCGAAAGACGCACTCGCCTAGGAGTTTCAAAAGTAAAACAGCTTATGTTTTTAAACGTCAATTGTAGCCAATGAATAGGCACAACAGgcaagaaaatgtaaatatttgtagatatacacataaaaaaaaaaaaaaaacaaaaaaaaaacaaaaagcaaaaaaaaaaaaaaaaaaaaataggtaccaaGAAGTAAGTACCTCAATTTAATCATTGTAAATATACCAATCTTTTAAATGCGCCAAAGAAAAGCaaaatgatattatatttttattaggtaccagTATTATTTTGCTAGTCTTTGCCAGTCCTAAGCCTGGACAAAGCATGAAGGTAAGATTGGAATATTACTTGTAGGAAAGGTGCGTTGGTATTTACGCAACCAAGTTTTTACGCCTACTACTAAATAACAAATGATAAAGTCACTAAGCCTTTACACCGTTCCGCgatcatttcatttcatctacTCATTCATTAAATCATTACTCATAATTGAAGTGCCGTGGCCCGTGATGTGCTCAAACAAAAATCATTGATGATTTTGTCATTGTTCCTGtcatcgatatttttttgtcattgtcacGCAGTCATTGATACAGAAAAATCATCACTCAGCCCATCGCTAGTGGATTATGGCCTGAAATTGCGTGGTATCTTGGTATGGTTGGTACTTAAGGGTCATTGCATAGTTTCACAAGAGTCTTGCCAGTAAAGTAAACCTTCGTCATATAACTCATAAACCAAATCAGATCAGTAGAAAGAAAGGCCTTAAATTCTGAGGGCCGACAAAACTAATGACAAAGATCTAAAGTAGTTAAACTTCAGCTTATTTATTGACCTAATGCTTAAAATGCCCGAATCCCCTTCcgcaataacaaaaaaaatatatagtgtcAAATcgcttttttagggttccgtagccaaaatggcaaaaacggaacgcttatagtttcgtcatgtccgtctgtccgtctgtcacagccgatttactcggaaactataagtactacagtgatgaaatttgatgggaatatgtgttgtatgaaccgctacaaaaatatgacactaaatagtaaaaaaaagaattgggggtggggccccccatacatgtaactgagggatgaaattttttttttcgatgtacatacccgtgtggggtatcaatggaaaggtcttttaaaatgatataaagttttctaaaaaacatttttcttaaagtgaacggtttttgagatatcagctctcaaagtcgtaaaaagtatgtcccccccccctctatttttataactacggggtataaaattctaaaaaaaatagaggtgatgcatgctaattaactctttcaacgatttttggtttgatcaaagtatctcttatagtttttgagataggttgatttaactgtaatttacggaacccttcgtgcacgagtccgactcgcacttggccggttttgtCACTGTCACTGTCATCTTTTGacattaaaaattgttttgttttgtgaagcgtcggttttgtgttggcgattttccattaaaatgtttatttaacgaAGTCTTTGAACTGAATACTGTGTGCGAGAAATGTTTTTCATCAAGAATTTATGAGTATAAATGTGTATTCGTCTTAGAAACATTCAACCGGTAACCTAAAAGTGGATCAACAATGTCTGAAACATCTTGTTATATCCTCGACAATGGGGGCTACACTGCCAAGGTGGGGTTCTCCAACATGGAGCCAAAGGTAGTCCCCAACTGCATCATGAAAGCCAAGTCGGAAAGACGGCGTCCATTCATTGGGTCACAGATAGATGACTGTCGCGATGCGTCTGGACTATTCTACATTCTTCCTTTCCAAAGAGGTTTTCTTATCAACTGGGatacacaaaaaactgtttgGGACTACATGTTTAGCAAGGAATGCTGCCCCGTCAACTTTAATGAGACACCTTTGATTATAACAGAGCCATTATTTAACTTTGCCTCCATACAGGAGGCTATGACTGAGATTTTCTTTGAAGAATACGAATGTACGTCGTTATTAAGAATAAATGCTACGGATTTAGCTGATTACAAGTACAGGAAAGATCATAAAAACAAATGCACACTTGTAGTTGACACTGGTTACAGTTTTACAAATATAGTTCCTTATATTGATGGCAAAAAGTACCGGGAGGGCATAAGACGGATAGATGTGGGTGGGAAAGTGCTGACAAACCATTTGAAAGAGGTTCTATCATATAGACAGCTGAATGTTATGGATGAGACTTTTGTAATTAACCAGGCAAAGGAGGATTCATGTTTTGTATCTCAAGATTTTTTAGCTGATATGGAAATTGCAAGAAAGAAgggtg encodes:
- the LOC124643441 gene encoding zinc finger BED domain-containing protein 4-like, producing the protein MASTLRKTSNVWVHFDIESVGEKTAVCKLCRVKLSYKTSSTNLKKHILRKHPTVEIQDERRNMGMHQNSSEQRLEQEAGPSNQAGSQNLTQQSVVASSASHSAEGNPLPQPHIIQQSLVRQPTIAQFTQRKKITPSEQERLNRLLMKLFMLDFQPFSIVEDEGFVAFVHGLNPIYQLPSRKYLSNTLLPSMYQQVFNETKTKMTEEAKSVCLTTDCWTSKANESYMAITAHYIDQNYILKSLLLQCEVLPGHHTAINLAAQLRKCASTWNITDKITIVVSDNASNIVSAITTELNWRHFGCYAHSLNLIVKSGLSVENLQQTITKVKNIVSFYKRSPLATEKFVKYQVQQSEAKTAKKLTQSVETRWNSDFHMLQRFLELREAVTATLPLSNFKGTYLEDNDWKIIQDLQCVLKPFDEVSTRMSGEKYLTGGEVIPITQCLLQTLETLELRELHDVVKLVLKKLKKETSERFRNLEFSRTLALSTFLDPRFKIFMFPQHLAEETKKVVIELVAASIAKTKQLTTPTLATTQNSGSNTEPSIWNLYRTAIAKIEPKGTPLSRAIAEVQRYLDDDILLMGSEHDTPLQWWKNHEHVYPNLTKLVFTKCCVLATSVPCERVFSRAGTMVSERRTRLGVSKVKQLMFLNVNCSQ
- the LOC124643483 gene encoding actin-related protein 6, translating into MSETSCYILDNGGYTAKVGFSNMEPKVVPNCIMKAKSERRRPFIGSQIDDCRDASGLFYILPFQRGFLINWDTQKTVWDYMFSKECCPVNFNETPLIITEPLFNFASIQEAMTEIFFEEYECTSLLRINATDLADYKYRKDHKNKCTLVVDTGYSFTNIVPYIDGKKYREGIRRIDVGGKVLTNHLKEVLSYRQLNVMDETFVINQAKEDSCFVSQDFLADMEIARKKGPENTIVKDYVLPDYTSIRRGFLRDIVKPDEELEQQTLRLNNERFAIPELLFHPSDVGIPQMGIPEAIMNSITACPEEHTESLLENIVLYGGNAMFPGFRDRVYNEVRSFALDHFDVNVTKAENPLTYAWEGGKQIFRDPDFYSFCVTKEEYEEEGKALAFERFDI